ATAAAACAATCAAAAGGACCGGGAACAGCCCCGGCCGAATTCTGCAAGATTTTGTACTTGGTGTACAATTGTTCATCGCTGGTGATAATCGCGCCACCGACCGTATCGGAATGACCTCCGATATATTTGGTTGTTGAATGAACGATAACATTGGCGCCCAGTTGCAACGGCTGCTGGATAGCCGGCGACATAAAGGTATTGTCAATTATCAGAGGTATCCTGTGAGCTCTGGTTACTTTTGAGATATTCTCAATATCGGCTATTTTCAGGAGAGGATTTGAAGGGGTTTCCATCCAGACCATTTTTGTATTGGACTTAATGTGTGGCTCAAGATCAAAATCGCCGAACATATCGACATATTCAAGTTCAATTCCCAGTGGTTCATAAAAAGTCGAGAATAAGCGGTACACGCCGCCGTAAAGATCGTCTCCGGCAATAATATGGTCGCCCGGTCGATAGGTTTTCATAATGGTATCAACGGCCGACATCCCTGAAGCAAAAGTCAATCCATAATCGGCGCCTTCGAGACCGGCCAGGGCTCTCTGGTAGGCCGACCGAGTTGGATTGTCGGTGCGGGAGTATTCGTATCCCTTGTGCTGGCCGGGAAATTCCTGGCGATACGTCGAAGTTTGGTAAATCGGGACCGTAACCGCTCCGGTTTGAGGATCCGGTTCGGAACCGAGATGGACGGCCCGAGTTGCAATTGCGAGTTTTTTCAATTTTTTTTCATTCATTGTTTCGCCTTTTTTGTTGAGAATAAGAAATTAATATACGAAAAATCCTGAAAAATATTATAAAAAAAAGCCTGATTACCTGGGAGAAGTAATCAGGCCACTACATGCTAACAACCTAAATTAGTTTAACAGAATTTTTTACTTAATCCCTAACGCGATGAGCAAGCCGGGACAACGCCGCAGCAAGTCCTTACGTATTTTCTGGCGGGCTCGATGCAGATACCAGCGGAC
Above is a genomic segment from Candidatus Zixiibacteriota bacterium containing:
- a CDS encoding cystathionine gamma-synthase, giving the protein MNEKKLKKLAIATRAVHLGSEPDPQTGAVTVPIYQTSTYRQEFPGQHKGYEYSRTDNPTRSAYQRALAGLEGADYGLTFASGMSAVDTIMKTYRPGDHIIAGDDLYGGVYRLFSTFYEPLGIELEYVDMFGDFDLEPHIKSNTKMVWMETPSNPLLKIADIENISKVTRAHRIPLIIDNTFMSPAIQQPLQLGANVIVHSTTKYIGGHSDTVGGAIITSDEQLYTKYKILQNSAGAVPGPFDCFIAHRGLKTLDLRMKKHCRNALKIADWLQQRKDIAKVIYPFIESHPHYKIAQRQMSGGGGMISFEISGNREKALEIVSRTELFLLAESLGGVESLIEHPAVMTHASIPQEIREEKGLNDRLIRLSVGIEDADDLIEDLDKALG